The Candidatus Hydrogenedentota bacterium DNA window CGCCCCGTGCTGTAGAGTCCGCCTCCCTCTATATATTCCGTGATCCGTTCGGCATCGGTGATAAAAGTCCGCGATGTATAGTCGCGGATAACCGCGCGGCGCCGGCTCAGGGTCGTAATCTTGGGCGCGCTCAACAATTCCGTCTCACTCAGGCTGTCAAGAAAGTCGAATGTGACGCTCAACTCGTCGCCATCCGCATTGTCCGTAATCGTGCCGGTGAAATTGAAGCTGCCAGGAGGCCCCGGATTGGCCAAGGCATTCAGCAACCCCTGGGTGATGGTGTTGTTGATAACATTGGTCCCGTCGGGCCGCGTATAGAACGGAATGCTTTCCAGCACGCCGTCGCCATTTATGTCGTAATCGTAGGTCGTGTCTTCCAGGTCGTCGATGGAGCGTGTACGGCCGTTCTGATCCGAAGTGCTGAGATCCCACTCGAATCCGACCTTATCAAGGTCGGAAACGCTGACGGTCGCGAACTTGGCCTCAATCGAGACCTGCTTGGGCATAATATCGATCTGTTCGAGTTGGTCTTCGAGCAGATCGAGATTGCTGGTCGTATTCCGGGCCACCAACTGGTTGGTGGTTGGGTTGTAAATCATGTACGACAGCACGACGTCGGTTTGCGGCTCGATCACGGGAGGAACCATGTACTGGAGCATGGAAATGATGTTAGGGGCGCCCTCCAAAACCTCCACGCCGCCAGCAGCGGTTATTCCTTCACCTTGCGCACCTTCAGCACCGACAGCGGCGCCAGCCGCGCCAGCCGCTGCAGCCCCGCCGCGTCTAGCACCGGTTGTTGTTGTCGCGCCCACCCCTGTGAACCCAAGGATGATGGGCATCTCGGTATAACTCATATAACCGCCGCCGTAACCGCCGCCGCCATAACCGCCGCCCCCGCCGCCGCCGTAACGGCTGCTGCCGTAACGGCCTGCACCGCCGCCATAACCGCCGCCGCCGCGCCTGCCGCCGCCGCCGCCATACCGGCCGCCACCGCCACCATAGCCGCCGCCGCGCCCGCCGCCGCGCCTGCCGCCGCCGTAACCGCCGCCGCCGTAGGCCATGTCCGCAAAAGAGACCGGCTCTTCTTTAAGGCTGTAATAGCCACCACCGCCATAGCGGCCGCCGCCGCCGCGCCCGCCGCGCCCGCCGCGCATACCGCCGCCGCGCCCGCCGCGCATGCCGCCGCCGCCATAGCCGCCGCCGCCGTAACCGCCGCCGCGCCCGCCGCGCCCGCCCATGCCGCCGCCGTAACCGCCGCCGCCGTAACCGCCGCCGCCGTAGGGAGGCGGATCGATGTCAAGGTTCTCAGCACCAGCATTGATAAGCTCGTAATAGCGCGTCTCGAGTTTCTCGAAAGACTCGTTGCGGATCTTCTCCGGCGTGCTTATCCAGATAAAGTTCTCTTGCACCTCGAAAGCGAGGTTCAGTGAGCGCAGAAGGGCATTGAGGGCATCGCGCAAGCTGACGTCACGAAGATTGATATACGGCACGATGCCGTCGGTCACGGTTTCGTCTTCTTCTTGTTGTTGTACGGTTGTGGCCGGACCATACGGAGCGGTTGCTGCCGTCACGCCGGTGGGGCTGATCGCCCCACGCAAGCCGGTGGTCGTCTCCACATCGCCGCGACGGGCCGTTTGTCCCCTGCCCCTTGCTGCGGGAGGCTGTACGGCGCCATAGTAGGGGACGGCGCCATACGTGCCGGGCATGCCGGTCGTGGGCGCTCCGTAGGTTGTCGGCGCCGGAAGAGTATCTTGCGGCGGCTTGACAACGCGTGTATCCACGACGATGTTAATGGCCACGTATTCGGAAATGAACTCGATGATACGGTCGATATGCTCGCCTTCGAACTCGATCGAGACGGGGTTGTCCAGAGCGTCTTCGATCGCTGATGCCTTCGTCTCGACGACTTCAGGCTCTTCCTCGGTAACGTCGACGGGCACCTTGAACGGCTTGATGCCGCCTCCATCGGCTCCCTCGGGCAGGTTCTTCAGCCTTTCGACGTGTTCACGCCGCCGCTCAGCGTCGATTTCATTTTGTTTTTCGGCTTCTACTCGCCGGTTCTCGTACATGCCGACGGTGGCCTTTTGGAGCATTTCCTGAGCTTGGCGATGTTTAGGCTGGATGAGCAAGACCTCTTCATACCGTTTGACGGCCTCTTCATAGAGCTGATTCTCCATGTAGAATTGGGCTTCGTCCATGAGGTCCCGCGCGCGGCGAGTCTTGATTTCCTCGACGCTCAGCAACGTCTCCGCGCCCTCGGCAGGCTGGGCCTCTGACGGCCCCGGCGTGAGCGTCTCGACTTTGGGAACCGCATTCGGGTCGACGCCGGCGGCTTCGAGATTGAGCTTCGCCTCGCACTTCTGGGCCATTTGTCGCGCGAGCTCGAAATCTTCCTTCAACGCGAGGGCGCGTTCGAAGCTCTCGAGCGCTTCGCGGTACAGCCCCTGGTTGTACAGGGACACGCCTTCGCGATAGTGAAGTTGCTCGGGAGGAACGGTGGTTTGGTCGCCTTCCCCGGCCGTCGCAGCCGAAGGAACCGCGGGCGCCTCGACAACCTCCACGTCTCCGGCCTGCACTTCGGCTTTCGCCGCCTCGCCGCCAGCGTCAGCGTTGGCGCTTCCGGCCTGTGCGAATGCACCCGTGCACACCCACATTAACGCCAGACACACCCAGACCCATGTGGCGGCACTCATTCGCACGGCATCTTGCCGCTGCTTTTGCGTTTCCATTGCGCTCGCTTCCTCCCGCTAGAGTTCGCTAGATTATAGAACAACCCTTCCGGAGACTCAACGCGCCAAACTATACGTGAAAGACCGGCCGTGCTGCTCCGAAAAAATCTCTACCGTACCTGCTTCCGGATCGATGGACATCAGTTGATACGTCTCGAACTGTTCCCCTTCCGCATACCATTTACGGGTACGTGTCAGTATGTAGGCTCTGTACGTCCCGCTTTTCCACTCCTTAATATCCAGCAGCGTCAAGTTAGGCCGTTCCTGGCCGGTCGTCGGGCCGGTCCCGCTCGTGCTTGAAGCACTGAACGGATTGTCTTTCACAAGGGCATTAAAGGCTACCGGCGCCGGCGGCAGAGGATTGGCCGGAGGCATCGGGGGCCGCCCCTTATCCGCGGTCCATTCCTCGGGAAGGCTATTGGGATCAGCTATGCGCTTGGGCGGCATATGCTGTTTAAACTCCAAGGGCGCGTCTGCAGGATCCATGGTTCGCTGCGCGGTCTGGGCGCCGCTCTCCCGAAGCGTCCTGAGCCTTCCTTGCGGGCCCGTTCCTCCCCCCTCGAGGTCTTCACCTTCGCCTTCGACCGCGTCTTCGCCTTCAACCGCGCCTTCAGCTTCGCCCTCTTCGTCGGTTTCGCCCTCTTCCTCACCTAATCCCGGGCCTAATCCCGGTGTTCCCGGTTGTGATAGTGCTCCGCCCGGCGCGCCCGGCATCCGTGTCGCAGTCGTGGGATGTTTAGCGCGCTCACGAGCGGCTGCGGCGGCCTCCTCTTCCAAGGTTGTCGGGTTCATTACGGCATAGATGCGGTACACAAGGAACACAACCAGAATGGCCAGCACAAGCCGTTCCTTGTTTGCCCACGCCCAATCGCCGATTTTTCGAATGATTTCCACGCTTTACCCTGTCGTTTTCCCGTCTACCTTGCCCTGGTGAAGCGGCCCTGGGGCCGGTCAGAAGGGCAGATACCTCTTCCGGAACCGTTCCCACCATGTGGGCGGTCGTCTTCGGAACCTGTCTTCCATCTCTTCCTCTGATAACGGCCGCTCGCGGAGCATGCGCAAGAACTCTTCT harbors:
- a CDS encoding tetratricopeptide repeat protein, coding for METQKQRQDAVRMSAATWVWVCLALMWVCTGAFAQAGSANADAGGEAAKAEVQAGDVEVVEAPAVPSAATAGEGDQTTVPPEQLHYREGVSLYNQGLYREALESFERALALKEDFELARQMAQKCEAKLNLEAAGVDPNAVPKVETLTPGPSEAQPAEGAETLLSVEEIKTRRARDLMDEAQFYMENQLYEEAVKRYEEVLLIQPKHRQAQEMLQKATVGMYENRRVEAEKQNEIDAERRREHVERLKNLPEGADGGGIKPFKVPVDVTEEEPEVVETKASAIEDALDNPVSIEFEGEHIDRIIEFISEYVAINIVVDTRVVKPPQDTLPAPTTYGAPTTGMPGTYGAVPYYGAVQPPAARGRGQTARRGDVETTTGLRGAISPTGVTAATAPYGPATTVQQQEEDETVTDGIVPYINLRDVSLRDALNALLRSLNLAFEVQENFIWISTPEKIRNESFEKLETRYYELINAGAENLDIDPPPYGGGGYGGGGYGGGMGGRGGRGGGYGGGGYGGGGMRGGRGGGMRGGRGGRGGGGRYGGGGYYSLKEEPVSFADMAYGGGGYGGGRRGGGRGGGYGGGGGRYGGGGGRRGGGGYGGGAGRYGSSRYGGGGGGGYGGGGYGGGYMSYTEMPIILGFTGVGATTTTGARRGGAAAAGAAGAAVGAEGAQGEGITAAGGVEVLEGAPNIISMLQYMVPPVIEPQTDVVLSYMIYNPTTNQLVARNTTSNLDLLEDQLEQIDIMPKQVSIEAKFATVSVSDLDKVGFEWDLSTSDQNGRTRSIDDLEDTTYDYDINGDGVLESIPFYTRPDGTNVINNTITQGLLNALANPGPPGSFNFTGTITDNADGDELSVTFDFLDSLSETELLSAPKITTLSRRRAVIRDYTSRTFITDAERITEYIEGGGLYSTGRTFTSTDIYPETYEFGITLTVTPQVCGTDLVRLWLNPYVDTYVGEDTYTTTSYEDGQETQLTTNYPQISTQEIYTNVLVHDGDTLVLGGMISDRTQKGDERLPYLADIPLLGFFFRGKSRQVSQNSLLIFVTVDIMDPTGARYFEPAS